GGCACGTGGCAAAGACATGGGTAACAAAGTGAGCATAGACATGGGTAACAGTTTTCGTTTCATTTCCCGCCGTTTTTGGGGGCGTGACATGGAACATCTTTACTCAGGTGGCGCGACGGATGCGGTTTGTGAAGTTGGCCTTGAAGGCCCAACAGAGCATGTCGCGGTTGTGCCGGTCTTTCGGTATCAGTCGCAAGTGCGGCTACAAATGGAAGCAGCGCTTCGAGTAGGAGGGGGCGCGGGGACTGATGGATCGAACGCGCCGTCCGCATCGCTCGCCCAAGCAAACAAGCCCGGAGTGGTTGAAACGTCTTCGGCAGTTGCGACGACGTCATCGGAGCTGGGGTAGTCG
The Verrucomicrobiota bacterium genome window above contains:
- a CDS encoding helix-turn-helix domain-containing protein, coding for MTWNIFTQVARRMRFVKLALKAQQSMSRLCRSFGISRKCGYKWKQRFE